The Drosophila bipectinata strain 14024-0381.07 chromosome 2L, DbipHiC1v2, whole genome shotgun sequence genome has a segment encoding these proteins:
- the Slmap gene encoding sarcolemmal membrane-associated protein → MVLVSNEWPNKDDEQKPDASSTTPAPSVIEVNEVIAVAATPTSDILETSRATISVVAAAIGKRKRAQQPSIMDTLNIKTPEQDQLFQIMENKYEIETAFSNKANANESHGHNDIQVCDSNTNTLQNTSSQDAQRSLQLSPVVSPHLLSSVNANTSMIGSPGASNLFGSMGGLSNCAINREPPSNCGSFIVAPSPSAVISDLNIDSEIPSSAASGDAKIVLQCEAKSHKFETRSIPLQPNQECKVGRLIAKSKASEGNAIFDCKVLSRNHAMLWYTADGRFWVKDTKSSNGTFINDNKLGNDPAELHYGDIVKFGVEVIENSRQEVHGCIIARVTLFLPDGREAISFESDQLQLTGPNRISLDEIQRLNSFLQEAAQREKTLKAKLSSLQGVLDSTRKNSAMCWQSMITEDQLLHKINLLEKKLQVMEKNVPENALRNEVVKLLEDKTTYQLTAKEALRKVYQERCDAMQMLSKMEMAYTTSENECGILRAQILTSKQTMQDFNVRLEQLQQEYVEYKQESLRQQHNAKEQEETRFEMLKNKMVEQERQKEELCQQITRLHQAIAEHDNEQKQQEKNVLEQLDAVILADDELGDDELIDENDNPENSFKMSMAAHDYNKTSIDAQESKIKELKKNETRKSSVMKLLKNSDLSKGEGSTAVLKAIFDAEDDLEVDAKNIKGQDEFHASEILFEPNAGLLIDSAAVTNDEFTHNPSNYIGLNSVDESKEDKLSPIVKNLSTQNTLVSEEDKVCISPGLPTDQALEMLQEECEAYKQKTVLLTDDICFMHDQIEQLKTMLENEIKKNSDRDSTLNLNNIHRRSPSQQDNNVEGTEQNWYEETTGIINPQEDREEELVVYKEKLEESETSNMQLRKEILQLRLKLIPHGNQVLMHRILPIGCVAFAALLYFIFNRI, encoded by the exons ATGGTCTTGGTGAGCAACGAATGGCCAAATAAGGATGACGAGCAGAAGCCAGATGCCTCATCAACGACGCCAGCGCCATCAGTAATCGAAGTAAACGAGGTGATTGCTGTCGCAGCTACACCCACAAGTGATATTCTTGAAACAAGTAGAGCTACAATCAGCGTTGTAGCAGCAGCGATTGGAAAGCGTAAAAGAGCTCAGCAACCCAGTATCATGGAtacattaaatataaaaactccTGAGCAGGATCAGTTATTTCAAATAATGGAGAATAAGTACGAAATCGAAACTGCATTCAGCAACAAAGCCAATGCCAATGAAAGCCATGGACACAACGACATTCAAGTCTGCGATTCAAATACTAACACTTTACAAAATACTAGTAGCCAAGATGCTCAACGATCTCTTCAGCTTTCCCCAGTCGTTTCGCCACATCTGCTCAGCTCTGTGAATGCAAATACGTCCATGATAGGATCTCCGGGGGCGAGCAACCTTTTTGGTTCAATGGGCGGACTTAGTAATTGTGCCATAAATCGAGAGCCACCATCGAACTGTGGTTCGTTTATAGTTGCCCCCTCACCATCTGCAGTCATTTCCGATCTAAATATAGACTCTGAAATTCCTTCTTCTGCAGCCTCAGGTGATGCAAAAATTGTCCTGCAATGTGAAGCCAAATCGCATAAATTTGAGACGCGTTCCATACCTTTACAACCAAATCAGGAGTGCAAGGTAGGGCGCCTCATAGCAAAAAGCAAGGCCAGTGAAGGAAACGCTATATTCGACTGCAAGGTTTTGTCACGAAACCACGCTATGCTTTGGTACACTGCCGATGGTCGATTTTGGGTAAAGGATACAAAGTCGAGTAATGGTACTTTTATCAACGACAACAAGTTGGGCAATGACCCAGCTGAATTACACTACGGAGATATCGTTAAGTTCGGCGTAGAGGTAATCGAAAACTCACGACAGGAGGTTCACGGTTGTATTATTGCCCGTGTGACCTTGTTTTTGCCAGACGGAAGGGAAGCCATTTCGTTTGAATCAGACCAGCTTCAATTGACGGGGCCAAATCGTATTAGCCTCGATGAGATTCAACGCCTTAATTCATTTCTTCAGGAGGCCGCGCAGAGAGAAAAAACTTTGAAGGCCAAACTGAGCAGCTTGCAAGGCGTTCTTGACTCTACCCGAAAGAACTCTGCCATGTGTTGGCAGAGTATGATTACAGAAGACCAGTTGCttcataaaattaatttgcTAGAAAAGAAGTTACAGGTAATGGAAAAAAACGTGCCGGAGAATGCTTTGCGTAACGAG gtTGTTAAATTACTTGAGGACAAGACAACATACCAATTAACCGCTAAAGAGGCTCTAAGAAAAGTTTATCAGGAGCGCTGCGATGCTATGCAAATGCTAtccaaaatggaaatggctTACACTACTTCAGAAAACGAGTGCGGAATACTACGTGCACAGATTCTTACATCGAAACAGACCATGCAGGACTTTAATGTTCGGCTTGAGCAGCTTCAGCAGGAATATGTGGAATATAAACAGGAATCTTTGCGCCAACAGCATAATGCTAAGGAACAGGAAGAAACCCGTTTTGAGATGCTCAAAAATAAGATGGTAGAACAAGAACGGCAAAAGGAAGAATTATGTCAGCAGATCACGCGACTACATCAAGCTATTGCCGAACATGACAACGAACAGAAGCAACAGGAGAAAAATGTTCTGGAGCAACTGGATGCAGTTATACTTGCTGATGATGAGCTCGGTGATGATGAATTAATCGATGAGAATGATAATCCAGAGAATTCTTTTAAAATGTCAATGGCAGCACATGATTATAATAAAACATCTATTGACGCTCAGGAAAGTAAAATAAag GAACtcaaaaaaaacgaaacccGCAAATCTAGCGTGATGAAATTGTTAAAGAACTCGGATCTTAGCAAGGGGGAAGGTAGTACCGCTGTCCTTAAAGCAATTTTTGACGCTGAAGATGACTTAGAGGTGGACGCTAAAAACATAAAAGGACAAGATGAATTTCATGCATCGGAAATTTTATTTGAGCCCAATGCAGGCTTATTAATTGATTCAGCGGCAGTTACTAACGATGAATTTACTCACAATCCATCAAACTACATAGGGCTCAATAGTGTTGATGAATCAAAAGAGGATAAACTGAGCCCCATTGTTAAAAATTTATCGACTCAAAATACCCTCGTAAGCGAAGAGGATAAAGTATGTATTTCGCCTGGACTTCCCACCGATCAGGCCCTTGAAATGCTCCAGGAAGAATGCGAAGCCTACAAGCAGAAAACAGTTCTGCTGACGGACGATATTTGCTTTATGCACGACCAAATTGAGCAACTTAAAACCATGCTGGAAAAtgagattaaaaaaaattccgaTAGAGACTCAACACTGAACTTGAATAATATTCATAGACGCTCACCTAGCCAACAAGACAACAATGTAGAAGGAACTGAACAGAATTGGTATGAAGAAACCACGGGCATAATCAATCCTCAGGAAGATAGAGAAGAGGAGCTGGTAGTTTACAAGGAAAAACTAGAAGAGTCGGAAACTAGCAATATGCAGCTTCGCAAAGAAATATTACAGCTCCGACTTAAACTAATTCCTCACGGGAACCAAGTGCTAATGCATAGAATCCTGCCGATTGGCTGTGTAGCTTTTGCTGCACTTCTATACTTTATTTTCAATCGTATTTAA